The Streptomyces durmitorensis genome contains the following window.
GTCCTCGGGACAGCGGATGCGGGGGTGGTCGAGCCCAATGTGAAGCTGTATACGAATCAAAGGGTGCTCGGTGGCGCCGACTTGAGAAGTGTCGCCGCGCCCTGTAGCGCACCGTCGATTGACTCTATTCCGCTGCATGCCCGACGGGAACGGGCGGTAAGCGTGACCTAACCCACGGTGCCGCAGCACAGGGGGGCGCACGGGTTCATGACGTCCATCAAGTGGACGGTGCAACGCGCCTGTTGACCATGCGGGCGGGCGGGCGCGCACGTCCGGATAGCGGATCCGCGGGCCTGCATAGTGTACTTGGCCTGTTCAAGTCAAGGTCTGTCTTTTCTTCCGTATCTCCGGTCCAATGTCGTCACTTGTGACGCGTATCGCGCGCGGACCTCCTCCGACCGGGACCTCGGCCCGCCTTCGCGCGGACGCGGGGGAGGACAGCATCAAGTGACAGTCAGAAGACGGACGTTCAGAGCCACCGCGGCTGCCGTGGCGATGGCCGCGGCAGCCGCCACGTTCTCGGCAGCCACCGCATCGGCCGACGAGAGCGAGCCGAGCGGGGCACCCGCCATCGACCGGCAGGACCCGAGCAGGGCCAAGGCGCAGGTCGACCACGACCTCGACGGGCCCTTCAGCAAGCAGCAGGCCCAGCAGCGCAAGGCGGCCCTTCAGCAGGTCGTCGCGGGCGATGCCAAGGTGCAGAAGCGCGGCGGCTCCCAGGTCGTGAAGCTCGACGACAAGAAGTACGTCGAGCTGGGCCGGGAGAAGACCGACAAGATCTTCACGATCCTGGTGGAGTTCGGGGACAAGGTGGACGACACCACCATGTTCGACCCGGACGGTCCGGAAGGCCCCGAGGCGCCGGTCAAGAAGTACGGTGGCGCACCCGGCCCCGCGCACAACAAGATAGCGAAGCCGGACCGTGCGAAGGACAACAGCACGGCCTGGCAGAAGGACTACAACCAGAAGCACTTCCAGGACCTCTACTTCGGTGAGGGCAAGGACGCCAAGGGCAAGACCAAGCACTCCCTGAAGACCTACTACGAGAAGACCTCTTCCGGCCGCTACTCGGTCGACGGCGAGGTCTCCGACTGGGTCAAGGTCGACTACAACGAAGCGCGGTACGGCTCCAACTACTGCGGCGACACCAACTGCGCCAACGTCTGGGACGCGGTGAAGGACGGCGTCACCGCCTGGACCAAGGACCAGAAGGCCCAGGGCCGCACGGACGCCCAGATCAAGGCGGACCTCGCCAAGTACGACCTCTGGGACCGCTACGACTTCGACGGCGACGGCAACTTCAACGAGCCCGACGGGTACATCGACCACTTCCAGATCGTCCACGCGGGCGAGGACGAGTCGGCCGGCGGCGGCGCCGAGGGCGAGAACGCCCTGTGGGCCCACCGCTGGTACGCGTACGGCAGCGACGCGGGCAAGACCGGCCCCGGCGAGAACAAGGCCGGTGGCACGCAGATCGGCGACTCGGGCATCTGGGTCGGCGACTACACGATGCAGCCGGAGAACGGCGGCCTCGGCGTCTTCGCCCACGAGTACGGCCACGACCTCGGTCTGCCCGACCTGTACGACACCACGGGCAAGGGCGAGAACTCGGTCGGCTTCTGGTCGCTGATGTCGGCCGGTTCCTGGCTCGGCACCGGCAAGGACGCCATCGGCGACCTGCCCGGCGACATGACCGCCTGGGACAAGTTCCAGCTGGGCTGGCTCGACTACGCCAAGGCCAAGGCCGCGACGACCTCCGAGCACAAGCTGGGCGTCTCGGAGTACAACACCCGCCATCGCCAGGCGCTCGTCGTCGACCTGCCGAAGAAGGCCGTCACCACCACGGTGACCAAGCCGACCGAGGGCTCCAAGCAGTGGTGGAGCGACCAGGGCGACGACCTCAAGAACACCCTGACGCGCTCGGTCGACCTGACCGGCAAGTCCAAGGCCGCGCTCTCCCTTGACGGTTGGTGGGACATCGAGGCCAACTACGACTACCTCTACACCGAGGTGTCGACGGACGGCGGCGCCAACTGGACTCCGGTGGACGGCACCGCGGACGGCAAGCCCATCCCGCGCGACGCCGGTGACAAGCCCGCGTTGACCGGTGCCTCGGGCGCGTACAAGAAGCTCGCGTTCCCGCTCGACGCCTACGCGGGCAAGAAGATCGACGTCCGCTTCCGGTACTCCACGGACGGCGGCGCGGGCGGCAAGGGCTTCGCGGCCGACGCCCTCGTGGTCACCGCGGACGGCGCCAAGCTCTTCGAGGACGGCGCCGAGGGCGACGACAACGGCTGGACGGCGAAGGGCTTTTCGCGCATCGGCGAGTCCTTCACCAAGAACTACGACCAGTACTACCTCGCCGAGAACCGGCAGTACGTGTCGTACGACAAGACCCTGAAGGTCGGCCCGTACAACTTCGGCTTCTCCAAGTCCCGTCCGGACTGGGTGGAGCACTACGCGTACCAGACCGGCCTCATGGTTTGGCAGTGGGACACCTCGCAGAAGGACAACAACACCAGCGCGCACCCCGGCCAGGGCCTGATCCTGCCGGTGGACGCGCACGCCAAGCCGCTCAAGTGGGCGGACGGCACCCTGCTGCGGAACAAGATCCAGCCGTTCGACGCGCCCTTCAGCAAGTTCGCGACCGACAAGTTCACGCTTCACAACGCGGACGTCGCGCTGAAGATCAAGTCCCAGAAGGGCGTCCCGGTCTTCGACGACCGCAAGGGCACCTACTGGTACAAGGAGAACGGCACGGGAAGTGTCAAGGTCACTGACACCAACACCCAGATCAAGATCGTCAAGCAGCCGAAGGATGGCTCCTCGATCACGGTCCAGGTCGGCCCCTCCACGAAGTAACTAGCGTTTTCGCAGGTCAAGCCATGATCGGCCGTCGCCCTCTAGCGGGCGGCGGCCGATCGTGTTTAGGTGCGTCCTGTGGATTTCTTATTGACACGGGGTCCGGCCAGGGGCTCTGTGCGCCGTCTCACGGGGGTGTGACCAGCCATGTCCGCAGGAGGTTTCAGCAAGCTGCCGAACGGCAGTGTGGTGGTGGCCTTGACCCTGCCGAGCCCGGCCATGGGCGGCGGCAATGTCCGGATGATCGTCCACGCGGTGAACCGCGCGAGGGCGCTGACACGCCTGCGGAACCTCGGCATGCGCGCCGTCTATCTGCGGGGCAACGCGGAGCCTCCGACGCCGGACGAGATCACGGCGGTCCTGCATCACCCGGACGGGCTGATATGGCGTACAGCGCCGGACGCTGCGGCTGAGCTCTGGCATCCCATCCGAGCCCTGAAGCGGCAGGCACTCCAGGGCCAGAGACCCGGGCGGCCGGAAGCGAGCACCTCGGGCGTGTGATCTGCCCCTGCGGGCCGGTGGGGGCTGGTCGCGCCCACGCGGCGGAGCCGCATGTGGCACAGCCCCGCGCCCCTTACGGGGCACAGCCCCGCGCCCCTGGAGCGGCTAGACGACCGGCTTGCCCGTCAGCTCCACCCCGGCCGCCCGCAGCTCCTCAAGGGTCCGCTCGGTCGTCTCCTTGGAGACACCCGCGGTCAGGTCGAGCAGGACCACCGTGCCGAATCCTTCCCGCACCGCGTCCAGGGCGGTGGCGCGCACGCAGTGGTCCGTGGCGATGCCCACCACGTCCACGTCGGTGATCTTCCGGGCCCGCAGCCACTCCGCCAGCGGGACGCCGTTCTCGTCGGTCCCCTCGAAGCCGCTGTAGGCGGCCGAGTAGGCACCCTTGTCGAAGACCGTGTCGATGGCACCGGACGCGACGACCGGCGCGAAGTTCGGGTGGAACCCGGTCCCCTCCGTGCCCGCCACGCAGTGCGGGGGCCAGGAGTGGGCGAAGTCCGGGTGGTCCGAGAAGTGGTCGCCCGGGTCGATGTGGTGATCGCGGGTGGCCACCACGTGCCGGTAGCCCGCGGGTGCCTGCCCGATGAGCTCGGTGATCGCGGCGGCCACGTCCGACCCTCCGGCCACCGCGAGGCTGCCGCCCTCGCAGAAGTCGTTCTGCACATCGACGACGATCAGAGCGCGGCGCATCGGGTGTCCTTCGGCTAGGCAAGACTCGTAGGCGTTGGGGAGAGGGAGGGGGACTCGGCCGGATGAACCGAGCGTAGAGACTTCGACCGAGTTGCGGGAGAGGGCGTTCGAACGCCCCCTCCTTCACTCCGGCGCACCTCAGACGTATTCCGTCGGAATGACGGCTTCACCCTTCGAAAGCTGCGTCGCCGAGAGCGGGAGCCGCTCCCGTGCCGCAGCGTGCCGGTCGCGCACGGTGTCGAGCGGCTCGCGCGCCACCACCTCACCGCCCTTGATCAGCTCGACGAGGAGCTGGTGGTCGGCGAGCTCCACCGGCACGGCGCCCGTTCCGATCACCTCGGCCTCGGCCACCCCGTGCTCGTCGGGCCGCCGCGCGGCCCACTTGCGGCCGCCCACGGACGACTTGGCGCCGAGCGACTTCTTGGCCACCGGCTCCAGCGGAGCCTTCACGTCCGCCGAGTGGGCGCGGGCCACCAGCTTGTAGACCATCGAGCAGGTCGGGTGCCCCGACCCGGTGACGAGCTGCGTGCCCACGCCGTACGCGTCCACGGGCGCCGCGGCGAGCGAGGCGATGGCGTACTCGTCGAGGTCGGAGGTCACGACGATCTTCGTCTTCGTGGCGCCGAGCTCGTCGAGCTGGTCGCGCACCCGGTGCGCGACCAGGAGCAGGTCCCCGGAGTCGATGCGCACGGCGCCGAGCTCGGGCCCCGCGATGTCGACGGCGGTGCGGACGGCCTCGGTCACGTCGTACGTGTCGACGAGCAGCGTGGTGCCGGGGCCCAGGGAGTCCACCTGGGCCTGGAACGCGTCGCGCTCGTTGTCGTGCAGAAGGGTGAAGGCGTGGGCCGACGTGCCGACCGTGGGGATGTCGTAGCGGAACCCGGCCGCGAGGTCGGACGTGGTGGTGAAGCCGCCGACGTACGCGGCGCGCGAGGCGGCGACGGCCGCCAGCTCGTGCGTGCGCCGTGCGCCCATCTCGATCAGCGGGCGCTCACCGGCGGCCGAGGCCATCCGGGACGCGGCGGCCGCGATCGCCGAGTCGTGGTTGAGGATGGAGAGGATCACCGTCTCCAGGAGCACGCACTCCGCGAAAGATCCCTCGACGCGCAGGATCGGCGATCCGGGGAAGTAGACCTCGCCCTCCGGATAGCCCCAGACGTCACCGCTGAAGCGGTACGAGGAGAGCCACTCCAAGGTCGCCTCGTCGACGACACGGCGCTCGCGCAGGAATCCGATGACGTCGGCGTCGAAGCGGAAGTTCTCGACGGCGTCCAGGACCCGGCCGGTCCCGGCCACCACTCCATAGCGGCGCCCCTCGGGCAGTCTGCGCGTGAAGACCTCGAAGACGGAGCGCCGATCGGCGGTGCCGGCCTTCAGCGCGGCCTGCAGCATCGTGAGCTCGTAGTGATCCGTGAAGAGCGCTGTCGACGGAACATCCACCGGCAGCCCAAGGTCCGCTGTGTTCATACGAAGGATGCTACCCCGCATCTCGTCACTCTGACGATTTCGTGAGCCCATTTGTGCGAGGGCCCCCTGCGGGTGGCAGCATGGGACAAGTGAGTACGGCTCCCGCAGAGATCACCCGCCCGGAATCGGACGAAGAGACGTTCGCCGTCCCGGAGCCCGACGTCCCCTGGATCACGCTCGTCCACAACGACCCGGTCAATTTGATGAGTTACGTGACCTATGTGTTCCAGTCCTACTTCGGGTACTCGAAGGAGAAGGCCACGAAGCTGATGATGGACGTGCATCACAAGGGCCGGGCCGTCGTCTCCACCGGCTCCCGCGAGGAGATGGAGCGCGACGTACAGGCCATGCACGGATACGGTCTTTGGGCCACCCTCCAGCAGGACCGGAAGTAGCGACGCATCTGATGCCAGGACAATTCGAAGCCATTCCCGGGGGCGGCGCCGCCGTCGCGCTCGACGAGGTCGAGATCTCGATCATCCGCTCCCTCGCCGTGCAGCTCCTGGAGCTGATCGGGCCCGGCCCGGCCGAGGACGCGTCCGACGACCCCCTCGCGGAGCTGTTCGCGGAGGGGCCGAGCGAGCCGCCCGCCGACCCGGTCCTCAAGCGGCTGCTTCCTGACGCGTACGGGGGCCCCGGCAGCGAGAAGGCCGACGAGGACGAACTGCGCGCGTACTCATCGGAGTTCAGGCGCTTCACCGAGAACGACCTGCGGGCCAAGAAGCGCGACGACGCCCTGGTGGTGATCCGCTGTCTCGACGCCCTGACGTCGAAGGGCGAGGGCGGCGCCGTCCTGAAGCTGTCGGCCGACGAGTCGCGGCACTGGCTCGGCGCGCTCAACGACCTGCGCCTGGCGATCGGCGCGCGCCTCGAAGTGACCGACGAGGACGACACGGACGTGCTCTTCCAGCTGCCGGACTCCGACCCCCGCAAGCCGATGGTGATGGCCTACCTCTGGCTGGGCGGTCTGCAGGAGACGCTGGTCGGCACGCTCATCGGTTAGAAGTCACACCCGGGCCGCGCAAAGTCGTTGTATGTAGCAGCGGTTACCCTCCGTTCGCTCATCGGACGCTCAAATCCGGATAACGATCGTGTTACTCGGCTGCCCGTCTTTGATGCGGCGAGGGAATTTTGTCCGGTTCTTCTCGTGGCATGGGCCACACGCGGCTCAGCCGATCACTGTTGCGGCCGTGATAAATCTTCACGACCACTCGGTGACGCCACCCATGTCACCGGTGGCGCTCGGGCCGGCAGACCGCCGGTAGCACTCCATCCATATCCGGGGGGATCAGGACCTGATCCGTGGCCATTACGCAGACTGCGGGCACGGATCTAGCGTGGAGAAAGGCGTCACCATGACCTCAGTGCAGGTCGAAGAGCACCACGACGGCAATGAGGCCGACGGAGCGGGCGGTTCGTCCGGTTCGTCAGGCGAGGGTTATCAGCGCGGGCTCGGTGCCCGGCAGATCCAGATGATCGCGATCGGCGGTGCCATCGGCACCGGCCTGTTCCTCGGCGCGGGCAAGGCCATTCACAAGGCCGGCCCGAGCCTCATCCTGGCGTACGCCATCGCCGGCCTCGTCATCTTCTTCATCATGCGGGCCCTGGGCGAGCTGCTCATGTACCGCGCCGTGTCGGGCTCCTTCTCGGAGTACGCACGTGAATTCATCGGCCCGTTCTTCGGGTACGTGACCGGCTGGACGTACTGGCTCTTCTGGGTCGTCACCGGCATCACGGAAGTCACGGCGGCGGCCCAGTACATGCAGTACTGGACGCACGACTCCATTCCACAATGGGCCTACGCGCTGATCTTCACGGTCATCCTGTACGGCGCCAACCTGATCTCCGTGAAGCTCTTCGGCGAGCTCGAGTTCTGGTTCTCGATGGTCAAGGTCACCGCGATCATCGGCATGATCCTGATCTGCCTCGGCATCCTCACCATCGGCTTCTCCGACGCCGGTGACACCGCTTCCGTGACCCACCTGTGGGACCAGGGCGGCTTCTTCCCGAACGGCATCGGCTCCACGCTGATGACGCTCCAGATCGTGATGTTCGCCTTCCTGGCCGTCGAGCTCGTCGGCGTCACCGCGGGCGAGTCCAAGGACCCGAAGACCGTCCTGCCCAAGGCCATCAACACCGTGCCGTGGCGCATCGCCGTCTTCTACGTCGGCGCGCTCATCATGATCCTCTCGGTCGTGCCGTGGACGGAGTTCGTGCCGGGCGTCTCGCCGTTCGTCGCCGCCTTCGACAAGATGGGCCTCGGCGTCGGCGCCGCGATCGTCAACTTCGTCGTCCTGACGGCCGCGCTCTCCTCCTGCAACTCCGGCATGTACTCCACCGGCCGCATGCTGCGCGACCTGGCGCTGAACGGCCAGGGCCCGAAGTTCTTCACCAAGCTCACGAAGAACGGCCTGCCGCTCGTCGGCACCACCTTCTCCGCCGCACTGATGCTGGTCGGCGTCTGGATCAACTACCAGTGGCCGGGCGAGGCGTTCAACTACGTCGTCTCCTTTGCGACCATCTCCGGCATGTGGGCCTGGATCATGATCCTGGTCTGCCAGATCAAGTACCGCCGCAAGGCCGACCGAGGCGAGCTGCCGCAGTCCACCTTCCGGGCGCCGGGCGCCCCGTACACGAGCTGGTTCGCGCTCGCCTTCATCGCGATGGTCATCGTGATGATGGGCGTCGACAAGGACGCGCGGATCTCGCTCTACGCGGCTCCGGTCTGGGCCCTGATCCTCGGCGTCGGCTACCTGGTCATGCAGAAGCGCGGCAACGCGCAGCCGTCGGGCGGCGGCGAGGCCGAGCCGCAGGACGCGGTGAAGTAGCGCCGTAACGTCTGATCCCAGCATGTGGGCCGGTCCGTACCACTCTTCGGTACGGACCGGCCCTTCTGCTTATCCTGGCTGCCATGCTGACCCTCACCCAGGCCCTCCACGACCAGATCGTCGCGCACGCGCGCCAGGACCACCCCGACGAGGCCTGCGGTGTGGTCGCGGGCCCGGAGGGCACCGGCCGCCCGGAACGCTTCATCCCGATGCTGAACGCGGCCCGCTCGCCCACGTTCTACGAGTTCGACTCGGGCGACCTCCTCAAGCTCTACCGCGAGATGGACGACCGGGACGAGGAGCCGGTGATCGTCTACCACTCGCACACGGCGACCGAGGCATACCCCTCGCGCACGGACATCACGTACGCGAACGAGCCCGGCGCCCACTACGTCCTGGTCTCCACGGCCGACACCGACGACGCGGGCGAGTTCCAGTTCCGCTCCTTCCGGATCGTCGATGGCGAGGTCACCGAGGAAGAGGTCGAGATCGTCCAGGCATACTGAGCTTCACCTTGAGGCGGCAGGACCCAGGAAGCCGGTGCGAATCCGGCACGGTCCCGCCACTGTGACCCCTCCCCTCGCGGGCGGGGCAGTCAGGAACTGACCTGCCGCCTTCTTCTCCCACGACGCAGGGGACGCGGAATCCCCTGGAGGAGGCAGCTCAGCCATGTCACGCCCCATACGCACGCACATGCACCTGCGCGTGCTCATCGCCGCGGCCCTGCTGGCCCCGCTGGCCGCGTGTTCGTCCTCTTCTTCCCCTTCCTCCTCCGGCGACCCGGACGCGAAGCCGGGGCCCAAGACACCCGGCTTCCCGTACACGGTCACGAACTGCGGCGTGAAGACGACGTACGAAGCGCCCCCGAAGCGCGCCGTGACGATGAACCAGCACGCGACGGAAGTGATGCTTGAGCTCGGCCTGAAGGACCGCCTCGCGGGGACGGCGTACCTGGACGACAAGGTCCTGCCGAAGTACGCGAAGGCGTACGCGGACACCCCCGTCCTGGCCAAGGAATACCCCTCCTACGAGAAGCTCCTGGCCGCCAACCCCGACTACGTCTACGGCGGCTACGCGAGCGCCTTCCTGGCGGGCGAGGGCCGCAGCCGCGGGGCCCTGGCGAAGTCCGGCATCGAGAGCCGCCTCAACGTCGAGGGCTGCGCGAAGCGGGCGGTGTCGATGGACGACGTCTACAAGGAGGTCCGCGAGGTCGGCAGCACGTTCGGTGTGCGGCCGCGGGCGGACAAGTGGGTGGACGCGGCGAAGAGCGAACTGTCCGCCACCGCGAAGAAGCTGAAGTCCAAGAAGCCCCTCCCGGTCTTCGTCTACGACAGCGGCGACAAGTCCGCGTTCACGGCGGGCGGCCGTGGCATCGGCAACGACATCATCGAGCGGGCGGGCGGCCGCAACGTCTTCGCCGACCTGGACAAGTCCTTCGGCGACGCGTCCTGGGAGTCGGTGGTCGACCGCAAGCCCGAGGTGATCGTGATCCTCGACTACGGCGGCACGACGGTCGCCCAGAAGAAGAAGCGCCTCCTCGACGACCCGGTCCTCGCGGACGTCCCCGCCATCAAGCACAAGCGCTTCGCGGTGCTTCCGCTGTCGGACGCGGTGGTGGGGGTACGGGCACCGGCGGCGGTGAGCAAGCTGGCGGGCCAGCTGTGAAGGGGCAGGGGGTTCAGCCCGTCCGGCGTTTGAGGACGAACTCGGCGGAGCCGGTGATCGACGGCAGCCCGTCGGGCGTGAGGGGAAGGCTCCGTTACGGCACCGTTGTCGCCGGGCTGCTGGTGGCCCTCGCGGCGGCGGTCGTTGCGGGCCTGGCCCTGGGGTCGGTCCGCATCCCCGCGTCTGACGTCCTGGAGATCCTCACCGGAGGCGCGGAACCTTCCCCGTTCCGCACGATCGTCCTGGACGTCCGCCTGCCCCGGGTCCTGCTCGGCGCAGCCGTCGGCGCCGGGCTAGCCGTCATCGGCACCGTCCTCCAGGCCCTGGTGCGCAACCCCCTGGCCGACCCGTTCCTCCTCGGCGTCTCCTCCGGAGCATCCGCGGGAGCCGTCGCCGTCATCGTCCTCGGCAGTGCCTTCGGCATCGGCGCGGGCCTGGCCACCACCGTCACCATCCCGGCCGCGGCCTTCGCCGGCGCCCTGCTCTCCCTGCTCGTCGTCTACACCCTGGCCAGGTCGGGTGGGGGAGGGTTCGCCACCGGGCGCCTGATCCTCGCCGGAGTGGCCGTCTCGTACATCCTCTCCGCCCTGACCAGCCTGATCCTGATCATGGCCGACAGCGCGGACCACCTGAAGGAAGTCCTGTACTGGACGCTCGGCGGCCTCGGCAGCGCCCGCTGGGACATGCTCGCCCTGCCGGGCGCCGCCCTGATCGCGGGCACGGCGCTGCTCGTCGCCCTGGCCCGCCCGCTCGACCTGCTCCTGGTCGGGGAGGAGGGCGCCACTGTGCTCGGCCTCGACACGGCACGCTTCCGCGCCGCCGTCTTCGTCCTCGCCTCGCTCCTGACCGGCGTACTCGTCGCGTACAGCGGAGCCATCGGCTTCGTCGGCCTGATGGTGCCGCACGCGGCCCGGATGCTGGTCGGCGCCGCGCACCGGGCGCTCCTGCCGGTGGTGGCCCTGATGGGCGCGGTGTTCCTGGTGGCCGCCGACCTCGCCGCGCGCACGGTCGCGGCGCCGCAGGACATCCCGGTCGGCGTCCTGACGGCGCTGACGGGCGGTCCGTTCTTCCTGTGGATGCTGCGAAGGAACCGTACGGAGGCCACCGCATGAGCGACCGCATGAGCAACCCGGCTGTCCTGCGCACCGAATCCCTCTCCTACCGCACAGGCGAGAAGACCCTCGTCGACGACGTCACCCTGCACGCCGACCGAGGCGAGACCGTCGGCCTCGTCGGCCCCAACGGCAGCGGCAAGACCACCCTCCTGCGCTGCGTCTACGGCACCCTCACGCCCACCGGCGGCCGCGTCCTCCTGGACGGCGACGACCTCGCGGCCCGCTCGGCCAAGGACCGCGCCCGCCGCATCGCCACGGTCCCGCAGGACGGGCACACCGGCTTCGAGCTCACCGTCCGGCAGATCGTCGCCATGGGCCGCTCCCCGCACAAGCGCTTCTGGGAGGCGGACAGCGCGCGGGACGCCGTCCTGGTCGGCGAGGCCCTTGAGCGGGTCGGCGCGGCGGACCTCGCCCACCGCACCTTCGCCGGGCTCTCCGGCGGCGAGCGCCAGCGCGCGCTCGTGGCGAGGGCGCTGGTGCAGGAGCCCGGGGTCCTCGTCCTCGACGAACCGACCAACCACCTGGACATCCGCTACCAGCTGGAGATCCTCTCCCTGGTCCGCGACCTCGGCACGACGAATCTCCTGGCCCTGCACGACCTCAACCTGGCGGCCTACTACTGCGACCGTCTGTACGTGCTCGACGCCGGCCGCCTGGTCGCGTCGGGACCGCCGAAGGAGGTTCTGACCAGCGAGCTCCTCGCCGATGTGTACGGCGTCACAGCGGAGGTCGCGGTGCACCCGGCCACGGGCGCTCCGACGGTCACCTACCTGCCCACAGCGGGGCGCCGCATCGCGCCATCCACGTGATGGACGCATTCCATCCACCATGTGAGATCACATTCCAGAACCCGGACCGGGAATCGATACGATGACCGCATGGTTCCCCACGACGTGAGCGACAAGATGCCGGGCATGCTGCTCGTTGCGCGTCTGCACGTCGATTTGTGCAGGCTCTCCAGCGCGATCTGTTCGCGCTGACAGCCGCCGCCGTACGGCCGTGAGCCGCGGCGCCACCTGCGCGTAACGCCTGACGCCTACGCACTCGAACTGACGCACCCGCACGACCGGGCCGCCGCGCGCCCACCCACGTGACTTCTCCCGACAGGAGCCCCCAGCCATGGCCATCGAGGTCCGCATCCCGACCATCCTCCGCACCTACACCGACGGCGCCAAGGCCGTCGAGGGCAGCGGGGACACCCTCGCCGAGCTCTTCACCGACCTCGACTCGCGGCACGCGGGCATCGCCGAGCGCATCGTGGACGGCGACAAGCTGCGCCGCTTCGTGAACGTGTACCTGAACGACGAGGACGTCCGCTTCCTGGACGGCATCACCACCAAGCTCACGGACGGCGACAACGTGACGATCCTCCCGGCCGTGGCCGGCGGCATGGTCTGATCGCGGATGCCTCGCTACGACTCCCCGCTGGCGGCCGTGGGCAACACGCCCCTCGTCCGCCTGCCGCGCCTCTCGCCCTCCGACGACGTCCGCATCTGGGCGAAGCTGGAGGACCGCAACCCGACCGGTTCCATCAAGGACCGCCCGGCGCTGCACATGGTCGAACAGGCGGAGAAGGACGGGCGGTTGACGCCCGGCTGCACGATCCTGGAGCCGACGTCCGGCAACACGGGCATCTCGCTCGCGATGGCGGCCAAGCTCAAGGGCTACCGCATCGTGTGCGTCATGCCGGAGAACACCTCGCAGGAGCGGCGTGAGCTCCTCGCCATGTGGGGCGCGGAGATCATTCCGTCCCCGGCGGCGGGCGGCTCCAACACGGCCGTACGCGTGGCCAAGGAGCTGGCTGCCGAGCACCCGGACTGGGTGATGCTCTACCAGTACGGCAACCCGGACAACGCGGGCGCGCACTACGCGACGACCGGCCCGGAGATCCTCGCGGACCTCCCCTCGGTCACCCACTTCGTGGCGGGCCTCGGCACCACGGGCACGCTCATGGGCGTGGGCCGCTTCCTGCGCGAGCAGAAGCCGGACATCAAGATCGTCGCCGCGGAGCCCCGCTACGACGACCTCGTGTACGGCCTGCGGAACCTCGACGAGGGCTTCGTCCCCGAGCTGTACGACGCGTCCGTCCTGACCACCCGCTTCTCCGTCGGCTCGGCGGACGCGGTGACGCGCACCCGCGAGCTCCTCCAGCAGGAGGGCATCTTCGCCGGGGTCTCCACCGGCGCCGCGCTGCACGCGGCGATCGGCGTCGGCAAGAAGGCGGTGGCGGCGGGGGAGTCCGCCGACATCGTGTTCGTGGTGGCCGACGGCGGGTGGAAGTACCTCTCGACGGGCGTCTACACCGCCGAGACGACCGAGGCGGCCATCGAGACACTGCAGGGCCAGCTCTGGGCTTAGGCGCCCTGCGGAGCGGGTTCATCACCGGCTCCGCCGCGTTCGTCCTCAAACGCCGGACGGGCTGAGATTCTTCGGCCTGCCCGGCGTTTTCGCGTCCTGCCCCGCCGCGGAGTCGGGCGACGCCTGGCTCGACGGCACCGCAAGTCACCGGT
Protein-coding sequences here:
- a CDS encoding amino acid permease, encoding MTSVQVEEHHDGNEADGAGGSSGSSGEGYQRGLGARQIQMIAIGGAIGTGLFLGAGKAIHKAGPSLILAYAIAGLVIFFIMRALGELLMYRAVSGSFSEYAREFIGPFFGYVTGWTYWLFWVVTGITEVTAAAQYMQYWTHDSIPQWAYALIFTVILYGANLISVKLFGELEFWFSMVKVTAIIGMILICLGILTIGFSDAGDTASVTHLWDQGGFFPNGIGSTLMTLQIVMFAFLAVELVGVTAGESKDPKTVLPKAINTVPWRIAVFYVGALIMILSVVPWTEFVPGVSPFVAAFDKMGLGVGAAIVNFVVLTAALSSCNSGMYSTGRMLRDLALNGQGPKFFTKLTKNGLPLVGTTFSAALMLVGVWINYQWPGEAFNYVVSFATISGMWAWIMILVCQIKYRRKADRGELPQSTFRAPGAPYTSWFALAFIAMVIVMMGVDKDARISLYAAPVWALILGVGYLVMQKRGNAQPSGGGEAEPQDAVK
- a CDS encoding Mov34/MPN/PAD-1 family protein; translated protein: MLTLTQALHDQIVAHARQDHPDEACGVVAGPEGTGRPERFIPMLNAARSPTFYEFDSGDLLKLYREMDDRDEEPVIVYHSHTATEAYPSRTDITYANEPGAHYVLVSTADTDDAGEFQFRSFRIVDGEVTEEEVEIVQAY
- a CDS encoding ABC transporter substrate-binding protein, which translates into the protein MSRPIRTHMHLRVLIAAALLAPLAACSSSSSPSSSGDPDAKPGPKTPGFPYTVTNCGVKTTYEAPPKRAVTMNQHATEVMLELGLKDRLAGTAYLDDKVLPKYAKAYADTPVLAKEYPSYEKLLAANPDYVYGGYASAFLAGEGRSRGALAKSGIESRLNVEGCAKRAVSMDDVYKEVREVGSTFGVRPRADKWVDAAKSELSATAKKLKSKKPLPVFVYDSGDKSAFTAGGRGIGNDIIERAGGRNVFADLDKSFGDASWESVVDRKPEVIVILDYGGTTVAQKKKRLLDDPVLADVPAIKHKRFAVLPLSDAVVGVRAPAAVSKLAGQL
- a CDS encoding FecCD family ABC transporter permease, coding for MRGRLRYGTVVAGLLVALAAAVVAGLALGSVRIPASDVLEILTGGAEPSPFRTIVLDVRLPRVLLGAAVGAGLAVIGTVLQALVRNPLADPFLLGVSSGASAGAVAVIVLGSAFGIGAGLATTVTIPAAAFAGALLSLLVVYTLARSGGGGFATGRLILAGVAVSYILSALTSLILIMADSADHLKEVLYWTLGGLGSARWDMLALPGAALIAGTALLVALARPLDLLLVGEEGATVLGLDTARFRAAVFVLASLLTGVLVAYSGAIGFVGLMVPHAARMLVGAAHRALLPVVALMGAVFLVAADLAARTVAAPQDIPVGVLTALTGGPFFLWMLRRNRTEATA
- a CDS encoding ABC transporter ATP-binding protein, whose protein sequence is MSDRMSNPAVLRTESLSYRTGEKTLVDDVTLHADRGETVGLVGPNGSGKTTLLRCVYGTLTPTGGRVLLDGDDLAARSAKDRARRIATVPQDGHTGFELTVRQIVAMGRSPHKRFWEADSARDAVLVGEALERVGAADLAHRTFAGLSGGERQRALVARALVQEPGVLVLDEPTNHLDIRYQLEILSLVRDLGTTNLLALHDLNLAAYYCDRLYVLDAGRLVASGPPKEVLTSELLADVYGVTAEVAVHPATGAPTVTYLPTAGRRIAPST
- a CDS encoding putative leader peptide produces the protein MVPHDVSDKMPGMLLVARLHVDLCRLSSAICSR
- a CDS encoding MoaD/ThiS family protein, which gives rise to MAIEVRIPTILRTYTDGAKAVEGSGDTLAELFTDLDSRHAGIAERIVDGDKLRRFVNVYLNDEDVRFLDGITTKLTDGDNVTILPAVAGGMV